In the genome of Gordonia rubripertincta, one region contains:
- a CDS encoding Na+/H+ antiporter subunit D yields MIPQPSWIPVLITLPTLVPLGAAALSLLLGRSPRFQRVVAIAAISVAFIASCLLLFLTDRHGTFAVAIGGWGDKGFPNGPLGITLVVDQLAALMLVVSTIVLLCVIVYAIGQGIRDGTAQQPTSIFLPTYLILTAGVCNAFLAGDLFNLYVSFEVLLTASFVLLTLGASEERVRAGASYVMVSMVSSLIFLAGIAFAYATTGTLNLAEMSVRLDDVSDGTRNALYAVLLVAFGIKAAVFPLSTWLPDSYPTAPAPVTAVFAGLLTKVGVYAIVRAHTLLFPGGSMDTVLMVAGLLTMIVGIFGAIAQSDIKRLLSFTLVSHIGYMVFGIALSSELGMSAAIYYVAHHILVQTTLFLVVGLIERQAGSASLRRLGGLIASPVLAILFLVPALNLGGIPPFSGFIGKVALLEAGAQNGSVLAWILVAGSVVTSLLTLYVVARIWTKGFWRPRADAPEGELADQGPSALIDERDDGAFSEREDVGRMPAMMVLPTFAMVVAGLVLTVWAGPIFDFTDSAATDVVHRGVYVEAVLGGGETR; encoded by the coding sequence ATGATTCCGCAGCCGTCCTGGATTCCCGTCCTGATCACGCTGCCGACGCTGGTTCCCCTCGGGGCCGCCGCACTCTCGCTGCTCCTCGGCCGCAGCCCGCGGTTCCAGCGCGTGGTCGCCATCGCCGCGATCTCCGTCGCGTTCATCGCGTCGTGTCTGCTGCTCTTCCTGACCGACCGGCACGGCACCTTCGCGGTCGCCATCGGCGGTTGGGGCGACAAGGGGTTCCCCAACGGTCCGCTCGGCATCACGCTGGTCGTCGACCAGCTCGCCGCCCTGATGCTGGTCGTCTCGACGATCGTGCTGCTCTGCGTCATCGTGTACGCGATCGGCCAGGGTATCCGCGACGGCACCGCCCAGCAGCCGACGTCGATCTTCCTGCCGACCTACCTCATCCTGACCGCGGGTGTCTGCAACGCCTTCCTGGCCGGCGACCTGTTCAACCTGTACGTCTCCTTCGAGGTGCTGCTCACCGCGAGCTTCGTGCTGCTCACGCTCGGCGCCAGCGAGGAACGCGTCCGCGCCGGCGCGTCGTACGTGATGGTGTCGATGGTGTCGTCGCTGATCTTCCTGGCCGGCATCGCCTTCGCCTATGCCACCACCGGCACGCTGAACCTCGCCGAGATGTCGGTCCGCCTCGACGACGTCTCCGACGGCACCCGCAACGCGCTCTACGCCGTCCTGCTCGTGGCGTTCGGCATCAAGGCCGCCGTCTTCCCGCTGTCGACGTGGCTACCCGACTCCTATCCGACCGCACCCGCGCCGGTCACCGCGGTGTTCGCGGGCCTGCTCACCAAGGTCGGTGTGTACGCGATCGTCCGCGCCCACACCCTGCTGTTTCCCGGCGGGTCCATGGACACGGTTCTGATGGTGGCGGGTCTGCTGACGATGATCGTGGGTATCTTCGGTGCGATCGCCCAGTCCGACATCAAACGTCTGCTGTCGTTCACCCTTGTCAGCCACATCGGCTACATGGTCTTCGGCATCGCCTTGTCGTCGGAACTGGGGATGTCGGCGGCGATCTACTACGTCGCCCACCACATCCTCGTCCAGACCACGTTGTTCCTGGTGGTGGGACTCATCGAACGTCAGGCGGGATCGGCGTCGCTGCGCCGCCTGGGCGGCCTGATCGCCAGCCCCGTTCTCGCCATACTGTTCCTTGTCCCGGCGCTCAACCTGGGCGGGATCCCGCCGTTCTCCGGGTTCATCGGCAAGGTCGCACTCCTCGAGGCCGGCGCCCAGAACGGATCGGTGCTGGCCTGGATTCTGGTGGCCGGCTCGGTCGTCACCAGCCTCCTCACGCTGTACGTGGTGGCCCGCATCTGGACCAAGGGCTTCTGGCGGCCGCGGGCCGACGCCCCCGAGGGCGAACTCGCCGACCAGGGACCGTCCGCACTCATCGACGAACGCGATGACGGCGCCTTCTCCGAACGAGAGGACGTCGGCCGCATGCCGGCGATGATGGTTCTCCCCACGTTCGCGATGGTCGTCGCCGGTCTGGTGCTCACCGTGTGGGCCGGCCCGATCTTCGACTTCACCGACAGTGCCGCGACCGATGTCGTCCACCGCGGCGTGTACGTCGAGGCCGTATTGGGCGGAGGTGAAACACGATGA
- a CDS encoding superoxide dismutase family protein gives MSGRSNITASRALAALASAGLIGLALAGCSPDQNPTDVPGTTPPVVSDKPLPPGAADNVDGEPSGQVATAEIKDTSGKVVGEATFSAESQGDGPVTVSVRVTDGDLPAGFHGMHIHENGTCDAGSGGAQAFTSAGGHLQVDGKTSHPASGDLVSINILEDHTGRTVTTTDAVKLEQIFGKAIMIHEKPDNFGNIPADKYPGGPKEDTLKTGDAGSRIACGVIEEKS, from the coding sequence ATGTCCGGACGTTCGAACATCACCGCGTCGCGCGCGCTCGCCGCGCTGGCTTCCGCGGGCCTGATCGGGCTGGCCCTGGCCGGTTGCAGCCCCGACCAGAACCCCACGGATGTCCCCGGCACGACGCCGCCGGTGGTCTCCGACAAGCCGCTGCCCCCGGGCGCCGCGGACAACGTCGACGGCGAGCCCAGCGGTCAGGTCGCGACCGCCGAGATCAAGGACACCTCCGGCAAGGTCGTCGGCGAGGCCACCTTCTCGGCCGAGTCCCAGGGCGACGGCCCGGTCACGGTCAGCGTGCGTGTCACCGACGGTGACCTCCCCGCCGGCTTCCACGGCATGCACATCCACGAGAACGGCACCTGCGACGCCGGTTCCGGTGGGGCACAGGCCTTCACCTCGGCGGGCGGGCACCTGCAGGTCGACGGCAAGACCAGCCACCCCGCGAGCGGTGACCTGGTCTCGATCAACATCCTCGAAGACCACACGGGCCGTACCGTCACCACCACCGACGCGGTGAAGCTGGAGCAGATCTTCGGCAAGGCCATCATGATCCACGAGAAGCCCGACAACTTCGGCAACATCCCGGCCGACAAGTACCCGGGCGGACCGAAGGAAGACACGCTGAAGACCGGTGACGCCGGCTCCCGCATCGCCTGCGGCGTCATCGAAGAGAAGAGCTAG
- a CDS encoding LytR C-terminal domain-containing protein: protein MNADREPNRLPLRAGAMMLFAVAVVFIGLGWHSAATSGSEPQATETTATATPTPASTTSSTSAVTTTKRVCVINAGQVSGLASDVSDLLKEKGYTMAQPGNYTAGGFSENTIFYDSDSDKAQAEELAETLGGTVSVEERPSSFTRCKGGVPVIVVNAVSGS, encoded by the coding sequence ATGAATGCAGACCGTGAGCCCAATCGCCTGCCGCTGCGCGCGGGGGCGATGATGCTCTTCGCAGTGGCCGTCGTCTTCATCGGGCTCGGCTGGCATTCCGCGGCGACGTCGGGAAGCGAACCCCAGGCCACCGAGACCACCGCGACCGCCACCCCGACTCCCGCCTCCACCACCTCGTCGACCTCCGCCGTGACGACGACGAAGCGGGTGTGCGTGATCAACGCCGGCCAGGTGTCCGGACTCGCCTCGGATGTGAGTGACCTGCTGAAGGAGAAGGGCTACACGATGGCCCAGCCCGGCAACTACACCGCCGGCGGCTTCAGTGAGAACACGATCTTCTACGACTCGGACTCCGACAAGGCCCAGGCCGAAGAACTCGCGGAGACTCTGGGCGGCACGGTCTCCGTCGAGGAACGCCCCAGTTCGTTCACCCGATGCAAGGGCGGTGTCCCGGTGATCGTGGTGAACGCGGTCAGTGGATCGTGA
- a CDS encoding N-acetylglutamate synthase, CG3035 family produces MSQLHTTNSGAVIGDRVVVRYLLGEATPADWRGNPDAAQSDVTGVLLDDTDPLRLERDGEVVSIPAAAITSVKLLSARPVRNKEIRALESVAARSWPGVETAWIAGWFVRAGHGFSRRANSAIPLDMSAHPDATTLARITQWYAERDLPPLLALPERLLKAATVGGTEDLEVQMLTSAVAPLKERLAGARSDAVRLANRPDTDWLAAYTGHRAGDDTGSVRQVVTAGDGPPVFAAIRAAESSAAVAIGRGVVTESPDGRRWLGLSALWTEPERRRTGLSSQILAELVAWGAEHGADHAYLQVETTNRLAGAWYRRLGFGLHHSYRYVMLDTPAPGDH; encoded by the coding sequence GTGTCCCAACTGCACACCACGAATTCGGGCGCCGTGATCGGCGACCGCGTCGTGGTGCGCTATCTGCTCGGTGAGGCGACGCCCGCCGACTGGCGCGGCAATCCCGATGCGGCGCAATCGGATGTCACCGGCGTCCTGCTCGACGACACCGATCCGCTCCGCCTCGAACGCGACGGTGAGGTGGTGTCGATCCCGGCCGCCGCCATCACCTCGGTGAAGCTGCTCTCGGCGAGACCAGTGCGTAACAAGGAGATCCGCGCACTGGAAAGCGTCGCCGCCCGATCGTGGCCGGGCGTGGAGACCGCGTGGATCGCCGGGTGGTTCGTGCGCGCCGGACACGGGTTCAGCCGCCGTGCGAATTCCGCCATCCCGTTGGACATGTCAGCCCACCCGGATGCGACGACGCTCGCCCGGATCACGCAGTGGTACGCCGAACGAGACCTTCCGCCCCTCCTCGCGCTCCCCGAGCGTCTGCTGAAGGCCGCCACCGTCGGAGGCACCGAGGACCTCGAGGTGCAGATGCTCACCTCCGCCGTGGCGCCGTTGAAGGAACGGCTGGCCGGGGCCCGTTCCGACGCGGTCCGTCTCGCCAATCGGCCGGACACCGACTGGCTGGCCGCCTACACCGGGCACCGCGCCGGCGACGACACCGGCTCCGTGCGGCAGGTGGTGACCGCCGGTGACGGGCCGCCGGTCTTCGCCGCGATCCGCGCCGCCGAGTCGTCGGCGGCCGTCGCGATCGGTCGCGGCGTGGTCACCGAATCCCCCGACGGCCGACGATGGCTGGGATTGTCGGCGCTGTGGACCGAGCCGGAGCGACGCCGGACGGGGTTGTCCTCACAGATCCTCGCGGAGCTGGTTGCGTGGGGGGCCGAGCACGGCGCCGATCACGCCTATCTGCAGGTCGAGACGACCAACCGTCTCGCCGGAGCCTGGTACCGCCGGCTCGGCTTCGGCCTGCACCACAGCTACCGCTACGTCATGCTCGACACTCCCGCGCCCGGAGACCACTGA
- a CDS encoding glutamate--cysteine ligase has protein sequence MSPIEFDGSPTPTLGVEWEFALTDKVTGDLSNSAAALFASVEEHHPERLGKIHKELLRNTVELVTGICRTTGEAIADLTDTLGVVRVLTEELGVDLYGAGTHPFAEYSTQLLTEGHRYAELIERTQWWGRQMLIWGVHVHVGISHRDKVLPILDSLLNYYPHLLALSSSSPMWAGQDTGYASNRAMMFQQLPTAGLPFQFETWDQFEAFVADQKTTGIIDHLNEIRWDIRPSPHLGTIEVRVCDGMTNLDELSAIVALIHCLVVDLDRRFSAGETLPTMAPWLVQENKWRAARYGLDAIVILDGQCREELVTDDLHRLLERLQPIARDLGCVDELAGVERIITQGASYQRQRAVYRDTHSMRDVVASVVAELD, from the coding sequence ATGTCTCCGATCGAGTTCGACGGATCGCCGACCCCGACGCTCGGGGTCGAGTGGGAATTCGCGCTGACCGACAAGGTCACCGGCGATCTGTCGAACTCGGCGGCAGCGCTCTTCGCATCGGTCGAGGAGCATCACCCCGAACGCCTGGGAAAGATCCACAAGGAGTTGCTCCGCAACACCGTCGAACTGGTGACCGGCATCTGCCGGACCACTGGTGAGGCGATCGCGGACCTCACCGACACGCTCGGGGTGGTCCGCGTGCTCACCGAGGAACTCGGCGTCGACCTCTACGGCGCCGGCACGCATCCCTTCGCCGAGTACTCGACGCAGTTGCTGACCGAAGGTCACCGTTACGCCGAGCTCATCGAACGCACCCAGTGGTGGGGTCGGCAGATGCTCATCTGGGGCGTCCACGTCCATGTCGGGATCAGCCACCGCGACAAGGTGCTCCCGATCCTCGACTCCCTGCTCAACTACTACCCGCACCTGCTGGCGCTGTCTTCGTCGTCGCCGATGTGGGCCGGTCAGGACACCGGCTACGCCAGCAACCGCGCGATGATGTTCCAGCAGCTCCCCACCGCGGGACTGCCGTTCCAGTTCGAGACGTGGGACCAGTTCGAGGCCTTTGTCGCCGACCAGAAGACGACCGGCATCATCGACCACCTCAACGAGATCCGCTGGGACATCCGCCCGTCGCCGCATCTCGGCACCATCGAGGTCCGCGTCTGCGACGGCATGACCAACCTCGACGAGCTCTCCGCGATCGTCGCACTGATCCACTGTCTCGTCGTCGACCTCGACCGCCGGTTCTCGGCGGGGGAGACCCTGCCGACGATGGCACCTTGGCTGGTCCAGGAGAACAAGTGGCGCGCAGCGCGATACGGCCTCGACGCCATAGTCATCCTCGACGGGCAGTGCCGGGAGGAACTCGTCACCGACGATCTGCACCGGCTGCTCGAACGCCTCCAGCCGATCGCACGCGACCTCGGCTGCGTCGACGAACTCGCCGGCGTGGAGCGCATCATCACGCAGGGCGCCAGCTATCAGCGGCAACGCGCCGTGTACCGCGACACCCACTCGATGCGCGATGTCGTCGCATCGGTTGTGGCCGAGCTGGACTGA
- the mnhG gene encoding monovalent cation/H(+) antiporter subunit G: MIVDIVSGTLILTGCLMAVTAAIGLVRFPDTLSRMHAATKPQTFGLLLILLGAVVRLGDNVDSGMLILAGLFALITAPVVAHRIGRLAYQEQRARDGLMEERDMESPDRD, translated from the coding sequence ATGATCGTGGATATCGTCAGTGGGACGCTGATCCTCACCGGCTGCCTCATGGCCGTGACCGCCGCCATCGGCCTGGTGCGGTTCCCGGACACGTTGAGCCGCATGCACGCCGCCACCAAGCCGCAGACCTTCGGCCTGCTGCTGATCCTGCTCGGCGCGGTGGTCCGCCTCGGCGACAACGTCGACAGCGGGATGCTCATCCTCGCCGGGCTCTTCGCACTGATCACCGCACCGGTGGTCGCACACCGGATCGGCCGCCTCGCCTACCAGGAGCAGCGCGCCCGCGACGGCCTCATGGAGGAGCGGGACATGGAGTCACCCGACCGGGACTGA
- a CDS encoding DUF3263 domain-containing protein: MDGATARSQNDGDQPTPDNGAQLDPHEVGADGLTRREHDILAFERQWWKYAGAKEEAIKELFGLSATRYYQVLNALVDRPEALAADPMLVKRLRRLRASRQKARAARRLGFEIT; the protein is encoded by the coding sequence ATGGACGGCGCAACCGCGCGTAGCCAGAACGACGGCGATCAACCCACCCCCGACAACGGAGCCCAGCTCGACCCGCATGAGGTCGGCGCAGACGGCTTGACGCGCAGGGAACACGACATCCTGGCCTTCGAGCGGCAGTGGTGGAAGTACGCCGGTGCCAAGGAAGAAGCCATCAAGGAACTGTTCGGTCTGTCGGCGACCCGGTACTACCAGGTGCTCAACGCGCTGGTCGACCGTCCGGAGGCGCTGGCGGCGGATCCCATGCTCGTCAAGCGACTCCGCCGTCTCCGTGCGTCGCGCCAGAAGGCCCGCGCCGCGCGCCGTCTCGGCTTCGAGATCACCTGA
- a CDS encoding peptide deformylase, giving the protein MSILPICIVGEPVLHQPTSPVPLDADGRPSPEVITLLDDMFDTMDAAHGVGLAANQVGVGSRMFVYDCPDGDRMATRRRGEVINPVLETSEIPETMPDPDDNDEGCLSVPGEQFPTGRADWARVTGVDRTGAEVVIEGNGFFARMLQHEVGHLDGFLYVDVLVGRNARAAKKAIKRNKWGVPGLTWLPGAVADPFGHDDDDDED; this is encoded by the coding sequence ATGTCGATTCTCCCGATCTGCATCGTGGGCGAGCCGGTGCTGCACCAGCCCACCTCCCCGGTCCCGCTCGACGCGGACGGCCGTCCGTCGCCGGAGGTCATCACACTCCTCGACGACATGTTCGACACCATGGACGCCGCCCACGGCGTCGGACTGGCCGCCAACCAGGTCGGGGTCGGGTCCCGCATGTTCGTCTACGACTGCCCCGACGGCGACCGCATGGCGACCCGCCGCCGCGGCGAGGTGATCAACCCGGTCCTCGAGACCTCCGAGATCCCCGAGACCATGCCCGACCCCGACGACAACGACGAGGGTTGCCTGTCGGTGCCGGGTGAGCAGTTCCCCACCGGCCGCGCCGACTGGGCGCGCGTCACCGGCGTGGACCGCACCGGCGCCGAGGTCGTCATCGAGGGCAACGGCTTCTTCGCCCGGATGCTGCAGCACGAGGTCGGTCACCTCGACGGTTTCCTCTACGTCGACGTGCTCGTCGGCCGTAATGCGCGTGCCGCGAAGAAGGCCATCAAGCGCAACAAGTGGGGAGTCCCGGGACTGACCTGGCTGCCGGGCGCCGTCGCCGACCCCTTCGGGCACGACGACGATGACGACGAAGACTGA
- a CDS encoding monovalent cation/H+ antiporter complex subunit F, which yields MSVVWTIAATMLLVSAILTMIAILRGPSTLDRLVSLDVLIALCMCGLGVWAAYSLDSTVVPAIVALSLLSFVGSVAIARFRVRDDQT from the coding sequence ATGAGCGTCGTGTGGACGATCGCGGCGACGATGCTTCTCGTCTCCGCGATCCTGACGATGATCGCCATCCTGCGCGGACCGTCGACGCTGGACCGTCTGGTCTCGCTCGACGTCCTCATCGCGCTGTGCATGTGCGGTCTCGGCGTGTGGGCGGCCTACAGCCTCGATTCGACGGTCGTGCCGGCCATCGTCGCGCTGTCACTGCTGAGCTTCGTGGGATCGGTGGCGATCGCCCGATTCCGAGTCCGGGATGACCAGACATGA